One Gambusia affinis linkage group LG15, SWU_Gaff_1.0, whole genome shotgun sequence genomic window carries:
- the bnip1b gene encoding vesicle transport protein SEC20 codes for MASSEDVNVRICGQEIIKYDLEIKALTQDIINCPGPHSALAELNSRVQEKFNKLRLRIQDLEQMAQEQDTESTRLSILMETESQRRQMLSNQTAWRKANLACKLAIDNMEKDELLHGGESPSTRQRKVTKESLVESSSNITESLMSISRMMSQQVKQSEDTIGTLATSSKTVQEANEEFKNMTGTIHLGRKLILKYNRRELTDKLLIFLALALFFATVLYILKKRLIPFI; via the exons ATGGCCTCCTCGGAGGACGTAAACGTCCGAATTTGCGgacaagaaataataaaatacgaCCTGGAGATAAAAGCTCTCACTCAG GACATTATTAATTGTCCTGGACCTCATTCCGCTCTCGCAGAGCTCAATTCTCGGGTCCAAGAGAAATTCAACAAGCTGCGACTCAGGATACAG GATCTGGAGCAGATGGCTCAGGAGCAAGACACGGAGTCCACCAGACTGTCCATCCTCATGGAGACGGAGAGCCAGCGACGCCAAATGCTGAG CAACCAGACAGCATGGCGGAAAGCCAACCTGGCCTGTAAACTCGCCATAGACAACATGGAAAAAGACGAGCTTCTGCACGGAGGAGAAAGCCCAAGCACCAGACAGAG GAAAGTGACCAaagaaagtttagtggaaagcagcagcaacatcacAGAGAGTCTGATGTCCATCAGCAGGATGATGTCGCAGCAGGTGAAGCAGAGCGAGGACACCATTGGCACTCTGG CTACCTCTTCTAAAACAGTGCAGGAAGCCAACGAGGAATTCAAAAACATGACGGGAACCATCCACCTGGGGAGGAAACTGATCCTGAAGTACAACCGCAGGGAGCTCACAGACAAGCTGCTCATCTTCTTGGCTTTAGCGCTTTTCTTTGCCACTGTCCTCTACATCCTTAAGAAACGCCTCATTCCCTTCATTTAA